A section of the Mycobacterium sp. 3519A genome encodes:
- a CDS encoding nitronate monooxygenase family protein — MRTALCDRFGIEYPIFVFTPSEKVAAAVSKAGGLGVLGCVRFNDADDLENVLRWMDENTDGKPYGVDVVMPAQVPQEGSAVDIDKLIPQSHRDFVAKTLADLGVPPLPEDGERNEGVLGWLHSVARSHVEVALKHPIKLIANALGSPPKDVIDQAHGAGVPVAALAGSAKHAQRHVDNGVDIVVAQGHEAGGHTGEIGSMVLWPEIVDALGGRAPVLAAGGIGTGRQVAAALALGAQGVWMGSAFLTSAEYDLGHRKPTGVSTIQEALLRATSSDTVRRRIYTGKPARLLKSRWTDAWDAPDAPEPLPMPLQNILVSEAHQRMNESDNPDTVAMPVGQIVGRMNEIRPVADIIAELVAGFEDATRKLDEIREG, encoded by the coding sequence ATGCGGACCGCGCTGTGTGACCGCTTCGGCATCGAGTACCCGATCTTCGTCTTCACGCCGTCGGAGAAGGTGGCGGCGGCGGTCAGCAAGGCGGGCGGCCTCGGGGTGCTCGGATGCGTGCGGTTCAACGACGCCGACGACCTCGAGAACGTGCTTCGCTGGATGGACGAGAACACCGACGGCAAGCCGTACGGCGTCGACGTGGTGATGCCTGCCCAGGTGCCGCAGGAGGGTTCGGCCGTCGACATCGACAAGCTGATCCCGCAGAGCCATCGCGACTTCGTCGCCAAAACCCTTGCCGATCTTGGCGTTCCGCCGCTGCCGGAAGACGGCGAGCGCAACGAAGGGGTGCTTGGCTGGCTGCACTCGGTGGCGCGTTCGCACGTCGAGGTGGCGTTGAAGCATCCGATCAAGTTGATCGCCAACGCTCTTGGCTCGCCGCCGAAGGACGTCATCGACCAGGCGCATGGGGCCGGTGTCCCGGTTGCCGCGCTGGCAGGCAGCGCCAAACACGCGCAACGCCATGTGGACAACGGTGTCGACATCGTCGTCGCGCAGGGTCACGAGGCCGGCGGGCACACCGGCGAGATCGGGTCGATGGTGCTGTGGCCTGAGATCGTCGACGCGTTGGGCGGCAGGGCGCCGGTGCTCGCGGCGGGCGGTATCGGTACCGGCAGGCAGGTCGCCGCAGCGTTGGCCCTTGGCGCGCAAGGGGTCTGGATGGGCTCGGCGTTCCTGACGTCGGCCGAGTACGACCTCGGGCACCGCAAACCCACCGGCGTGTCGACGATCCAGGAGGCGCTGCTGCGAGCCACCTCCAGCGATACGGTGCGCCGCCGCATCTACACCGGCAAGCCGGCCCGCCTGCTCAAGTCTCGATGGACCGACGCATGGGACGCCCCCGACGCGCCGGAGCCATTGCCGATGCCGTTGCAGAACATCCTCGTCAGCGAGGCCCATCAGCGGATGAACGAGTCCGACAACCCGGACACCGTCGCGATGCCGGTAGGCCAGATCGTCGGCCGGATGAACGAGATCCGGCCGGTGGCCGACATCATCGCCGAGCTGGTCGCGGGTTTCGAGGACGCCACGCGCAAGCTCGACGAAATCCGCGAGGGTTAG
- a CDS encoding LpqN/LpqT family lipoprotein — protein MKRAAIGGAAAVVAGIAIVLSGCGSDTKTAPTASTPPTHSSTTAKGPQPTIASYIAENNIQETPVKHGDAGSPKIDLTPPAGWADADSDTPDWAYGALVYKGPGAGDYTPSIVALMSKLTGRVDPQKILDVAPGELTNLPGWKPMSAARPSTLGNYRAVQLSGTWTQDGQTKVVAQKTVVIPEKDGVYVLQLNADGLEAEKEIVGAATDVTDSDTKITP, from the coding sequence GTGAAGCGCGCAGCCATCGGTGGTGCCGCCGCGGTAGTCGCCGGGATCGCGATCGTGCTGTCCGGCTGCGGCTCTGACACCAAGACGGCACCCACCGCCTCGACGCCGCCCACCCATTCGTCGACAACCGCCAAGGGCCCGCAGCCGACGATCGCCAGCTACATCGCGGAGAACAACATCCAGGAGACGCCGGTCAAGCACGGCGACGCGGGGTCACCCAAAATCGATCTGACGCCACCGGCCGGCTGGGCGGACGCGGATTCCGATACACCTGATTGGGCTTACGGCGCACTCGTTTACAAGGGTCCGGGCGCCGGTGACTACACGCCAAGCATCGTCGCGCTGATGTCCAAGCTGACCGGCAGGGTCGACCCGCAGAAGATCCTCGACGTCGCGCCCGGTGAGCTCACCAACCTCCCGGGCTGGAAGCCGATGAGCGCGGCCCGGCCCAGCACTCTCGGCAACTACCGCGCGGTCCAGCTCAGCGGCACGTGGACGCAGGACGGCCAGACGAAGGTCGTCGCGCAGAAGACGGTCGTCATTCCCGAGAAGGACGGGGTCTACGTGCTGCAACTCAACGCCGACGGTCTGGAGGCCGAGAAGGAGATCGTCGGCGCGGCGACCGATGTGACGGATTCGGACACCAAGATCACGCCGTGA
- a CDS encoding VOC family protein → MDIALTSAVFQVFASDLARSIEFYRLLGLPVPDPEVPHVAVELPGGNTLSLDTDETIAGMHPGWTPPPPSAGRLALALGVGSPAQVDALFEKVTAAGHAGPLAPYDAPWGMRYATVADPDGNWVDVFAALPS, encoded by the coding sequence ATGGACATTGCGCTCACTTCAGCCGTTTTCCAGGTGTTCGCCAGCGACCTGGCCCGTTCGATCGAGTTCTACCGACTCCTCGGCCTGCCGGTGCCGGACCCGGAGGTGCCGCACGTGGCGGTCGAGTTGCCCGGCGGAAATACCCTCTCGCTCGACACAGACGAGACGATCGCCGGAATGCACCCAGGCTGGACACCGCCACCGCCCTCGGCGGGCAGGCTGGCGCTGGCGCTTGGCGTCGGGTCGCCCGCGCAGGTCGACGCGCTGTTCGAGAAGGTGACCGCGGCGGGGCATGCCGGTCCGTTGGCGCCCTACGACGCGCCGTGGGGGATGCGTTACGCGACCGTCGCCGACCCGGACGGCAACTGGGTCGACGTGTTCGCCGCACTACCGTCCTGA
- a CDS encoding helix-turn-helix transcriptional regulator: MGYREFLPPNALRDLVECAWVVDGPAEEVRVLPDGCMDLIRMNGRVVVAGPDTSASVSPRDGEPFVGLRFHPGTLPRLLGVPAAELRNERVPLAELRSGLSRHASLTDLATALASREPTVETAPWPLPLLQFVTSRVAAGCAVGDIASEIGWSRRSLQRQCASVYGYGPAMLRRILRFRRALVLLDRGLPPGEVAARAGYADQPHLHREVRNLAGVPLASFRQDGSAANTSTQLPSGSATVA; the protein is encoded by the coding sequence GTGGGCTATCGCGAGTTTCTGCCCCCGAACGCGCTGCGCGACCTGGTCGAATGCGCGTGGGTGGTGGATGGCCCCGCCGAAGAGGTGCGTGTGCTGCCCGACGGCTGTATGGACCTGATACGCATGAACGGCCGCGTCGTGGTGGCCGGACCCGACACCAGCGCATCGGTCAGTCCGCGCGATGGAGAACCGTTCGTGGGCTTGCGGTTTCATCCGGGCACGCTGCCGCGCCTGCTTGGCGTACCCGCTGCCGAATTGCGCAACGAGCGCGTGCCCCTGGCCGAACTGCGCAGCGGACTGTCCCGGCACGCGTCGCTGACCGACCTGGCAACGGCCCTGGCATCGCGGGAACCAACCGTCGAGACGGCGCCGTGGCCGCTACCGCTCCTGCAGTTCGTCACCAGCAGGGTGGCCGCGGGGTGCGCGGTCGGTGACATCGCGAGTGAAATCGGTTGGTCGCGTCGAAGCCTGCAGCGCCAATGCGCTTCGGTGTACGGCTACGGTCCGGCGATGTTGCGTCGCATCCTGCGATTCCGGCGCGCGCTTGTGCTGTTGGATCGCGGCCTGCCGCCCGGCGAGGTGGCCGCCCGCGCCGGGTATGCGGACCAACCGCATCTGCACCGCGAAGTGCGCAACCTCGCGGGTGTCCCGCTTGCGTCTTTCCGTCAGGACGGTAGTGCGGCGAACACGTCGACCCAGTTGCCGTCCGGGTCGGCGACGGTCGCGTAA
- the fadD17 gene encoding long-chain-fatty-acid--CoA ligase FadD17 has translation MAEGLPTVTELLAPLIDVDERGVYFEDTFTSWRDHIQQGAAIAAALRARLDPGKPPHVGVLLQNTPVFSAVLVAAALTGIVPVGLNPVRRGAALARDVAHADCQVVLADSASADGLDGDYVDVDSPGWANEVAAFYDVPVEPYDADPGDLFMLIYTSGTSGDPKAVKCSQGKVGIAGAMMTQRFSLGTADICYVSMPLFHSNAVLVGWSVAVACGGSLALRRKFSASQFMPDVRRFRATYANYVGKPLSYVLATPERPDDADNPLRAVYGNEGAPADVERFAERFNTVVMDGFGSTEGGIAIGRTPDTPPGALGPLPPGTEIIDVQTGEPCPAGVTGELVNTSDAGRFEGYYNDPDAEAERMRDGVYHSGDLAYRDENGYAYFAGRLGDWLRVDGENLGSAPIERVLLRHPDVVEVAVYGIPAPDVGDQVMAAVVLRDGARFDADEFRTFLAEQSDLGPKQWPSFVRVGTELPRTETFKVVKRQLQAEGTECKDPVHPIERQRSWTNGPLHN, from the coding sequence GTGGCTGAAGGCCTGCCGACCGTCACCGAACTGCTGGCCCCGCTGATCGACGTCGACGAGCGGGGGGTGTACTTCGAGGACACCTTCACCAGTTGGCGTGACCACATCCAGCAGGGCGCCGCGATCGCTGCGGCGTTGCGGGCACGCCTTGATCCGGGCAAGCCGCCGCACGTGGGTGTGCTGCTGCAGAACACGCCGGTGTTCTCCGCTGTGCTGGTCGCGGCGGCGCTGACAGGGATCGTGCCGGTGGGCCTGAACCCGGTGCGGCGTGGCGCGGCCCTGGCTCGCGACGTTGCACATGCGGATTGCCAAGTGGTGCTGGCGGATTCGGCATCGGCCGACGGCCTGGACGGCGACTACGTCGACGTCGACTCGCCGGGGTGGGCGAACGAGGTCGCCGCCTTTTACGACGTCCCGGTCGAACCGTACGACGCGGACCCCGGCGACCTGTTCATGCTGATCTACACGTCGGGCACCAGCGGTGACCCCAAGGCCGTGAAATGCAGCCAGGGCAAGGTCGGCATTGCGGGCGCGATGATGACGCAACGCTTCTCGCTCGGGACAGCCGACATCTGCTACGTGTCGATGCCGCTGTTCCATTCGAACGCGGTACTGGTCGGTTGGTCGGTGGCGGTCGCGTGCGGTGGCTCACTTGCGTTGCGGCGCAAGTTCTCCGCGTCGCAATTCATGCCCGATGTCCGACGCTTTCGTGCCACGTACGCCAATTACGTCGGCAAGCCGCTGTCCTATGTGCTCGCCACTCCCGAGCGCCCCGACGACGCGGACAATCCGCTGCGCGCGGTGTACGGGAACGAGGGCGCACCGGCGGATGTCGAGCGGTTCGCCGAGCGGTTCAACACCGTGGTGATGGACGGGTTCGGGTCGACGGAGGGCGGCATCGCGATCGGCCGAACGCCGGACACTCCGCCGGGGGCGCTGGGCCCACTGCCGCCGGGCACCGAGATCATCGATGTCCAGACCGGCGAGCCGTGCCCGGCCGGCGTGACCGGTGAGCTGGTGAACACCTCGGACGCAGGACGTTTCGAGGGTTATTACAACGATCCCGATGCCGAGGCCGAACGGATGCGCGACGGCGTCTATCACAGCGGCGACCTCGCCTACCGCGACGAGAACGGCTACGCGTACTTCGCGGGGAGGCTCGGCGACTGGTTGCGGGTGGACGGCGAAAATCTCGGGTCTGCCCCGATAGAACGCGTGCTGCTGCGTCATCCCGATGTGGTCGAAGTGGCGGTGTACGGCATCCCCGCCCCCGATGTCGGCGATCAGGTGATGGCTGCGGTGGTGTTGCGCGACGGCGCACGATTCGACGCCGACGAGTTCAGGACCTTCCTGGCCGAGCAGTCGGATCTCGGGCCCAAGCAATGGCCGTCGTTCGTCCGCGTCGGCACGGAGCTGCCGAGGACCGAGACCTTCAAGGTGGTCAAACGGCAGCTCCAGGCCGAGGGCACCGAGTGCAAGGACCCGGTGCACCCGATCGAACGTCAACGTTCATGGACGAATGGGCCGCTCCACAACTGA
- a CDS encoding acyl-CoA dehydrogenase family protein: MDFKTTEAAQDLGGLARTITDSVCTNEHQRELDKLDERFDRDLWAKLIEADILSAAAPESVGGGGFGVLEQVAVLEALGRQLAAVPYLDSVVLGAGALAKFGSEALQQEWAQPAVSGEKILAVALDGEMGEGPVKATGSAAGYTLTGARTQIGFGPVADAFLVPAETDSGIKVFVIPKGDAGVTVTSLDTTGLGSVGHLELQGVESDRVVGGEDVLGWLTTHGALGRSAYQLGVLDRALELTAQYAREREQFDRPIGSFQAVSSRLADDYINVKALRLTVTQAAWRLSEDLPADIDVNTAAFWAADAGHRVAHTTVHVHGGVGIDLDHPVHRYFLAAKQNEFAVGSATGQLLRIGRELADTPA, encoded by the coding sequence ATGGATTTCAAGACGACGGAAGCCGCTCAGGATCTGGGCGGTCTGGCCCGCACCATCACCGACTCGGTCTGCACCAACGAACACCAGCGTGAGCTCGACAAGCTCGACGAACGGTTCGACCGCGACCTGTGGGCCAAGCTGATCGAGGCTGACATCCTGTCGGCCGCCGCGCCGGAGTCGGTGGGCGGCGGCGGTTTCGGCGTGCTGGAGCAGGTGGCGGTGCTCGAGGCGCTGGGCCGCCAGTTGGCCGCGGTGCCTTACCTGGATTCGGTGGTGCTCGGCGCGGGCGCACTGGCGAAGTTCGGCTCCGAGGCGCTGCAACAGGAATGGGCGCAGCCCGCGGTCAGCGGGGAGAAGATCCTCGCGGTCGCGCTCGACGGCGAGATGGGCGAGGGCCCGGTGAAGGCCACCGGTTCCGCCGCCGGGTACACGCTGACAGGCGCCCGTACCCAGATCGGTTTCGGGCCCGTGGCAGATGCGTTCCTGGTTCCGGCGGAAACCGATTCAGGCATCAAGGTCTTCGTGATCCCCAAGGGCGATGCCGGGGTGACGGTGACCAGTCTGGACACCACCGGTCTGGGCAGCGTCGGCCACCTCGAACTGCAGGGTGTCGAATCGGATCGGGTCGTCGGCGGCGAGGACGTTCTCGGGTGGCTGACCACCCACGGAGCTCTCGGCCGCAGCGCATACCAACTGGGGGTGCTCGACCGGGCGTTGGAGCTCACCGCGCAATACGCGCGTGAGCGTGAGCAGTTCGACCGGCCGATCGGCAGCTTCCAGGCCGTGTCGTCGCGACTGGCCGACGACTACATCAACGTCAAGGCGCTGCGCCTGACGGTGACACAGGCGGCTTGGCGGCTGTCCGAGGATCTTCCGGCGGACATCGACGTCAACACGGCCGCATTCTGGGCGGCCGACGCCGGTCATCGCGTCGCGCACACCACCGTTCATGTGCACGGAGGCGTCGGCATCGACCTCGACCACCCGGTGCACCGGTACTTCCTGGCGGCCAAGCAGAACGAATTCGCCGTCGGCAGTGCGACTGGCCAGCTGTTGCGCATCGGCCGCGAATTAGCCGATACCCCAGCGTGA
- a CDS encoding acyl-CoA dehydrogenase family protein, giving the protein MRIGYTPEQEELRRELRSYFTKLMTPERAEALSAGDGGEMGRGNVYRETVAQMGKDGWLTLNWPKEYGGQERSPMDSLIFNDEAAIANVPVPFLTINSVAPTIMHFGSDEQKKFFLPKIAAGELHFSIGYSEPGAGTDLAALRTTAVRDGDDYVINGQKMWTSLIAYADYVWLAVRTNPEAKKHRGISMLIVPTTAEGFSWTPVHTMAGVDTSATYYQDVRVPTSNLVGEENAGWKLVTNQLNHERVALVSAQPIFLALNGVRDWAQNTKDIHGNRVIDSEWVQLNLARVHAKAEVLKLINWELASSDDAAPSPADASAAKVYGTELATEAYRLLMEVLGTAGTLRTNSPGALLRGRVERMHRSCLILTFGGGTNEIQRDIIGMVALGLPRVNR; this is encoded by the coding sequence ATGCGGATCGGCTACACCCCGGAGCAGGAGGAGTTGCGCCGCGAACTGCGGTCCTACTTCACCAAACTCATGACGCCGGAGCGCGCCGAGGCGCTGAGCGCCGGCGACGGCGGCGAGATGGGCCGAGGCAACGTCTACCGCGAGACGGTCGCGCAGATGGGTAAGGACGGCTGGCTGACGCTGAACTGGCCCAAGGAGTACGGCGGGCAGGAGCGCTCGCCGATGGACAGCCTGATCTTCAACGACGAAGCCGCAATCGCGAACGTTCCCGTGCCGTTCCTGACCATCAACAGCGTCGCGCCGACGATCATGCATTTCGGCAGCGACGAGCAGAAGAAGTTCTTCCTGCCCAAGATCGCCGCGGGCGAACTGCACTTCTCGATCGGCTACTCCGAGCCCGGCGCAGGCACCGACCTCGCCGCGCTGCGCACCACGGCGGTGCGTGACGGGGACGACTACGTCATCAACGGCCAGAAGATGTGGACCAGCCTGATCGCGTACGCGGACTACGTGTGGCTGGCCGTGCGCACCAACCCGGAAGCCAAGAAGCATCGCGGCATCTCGATGCTCATCGTGCCGACCACCGCCGAGGGCTTCTCGTGGACGCCGGTGCACACCATGGCGGGTGTCGACACCAGCGCCACCTACTACCAGGACGTCAGGGTGCCCACCAGCAACCTGGTCGGCGAGGAGAACGCCGGCTGGAAACTGGTCACCAACCAGCTCAACCACGAACGCGTCGCGCTCGTGTCGGCGCAGCCGATCTTCCTGGCGCTCAACGGTGTTCGCGATTGGGCGCAGAACACCAAGGACATCCATGGCAATCGGGTGATCGACTCGGAGTGGGTGCAGCTGAACCTGGCCCGCGTGCACGCCAAGGCCGAGGTGCTCAAGCTGATCAACTGGGAACTCGCGTCCTCCGACGACGCCGCACCGTCGCCCGCAGATGCGTCGGCGGCCAAGGTGTACGGCACCGAACTCGCCACCGAGGCGTACCGACTGCTGATGGAGGTGCTCGGCACGGCAGGCACGCTGCGCACGAACTCCCCCGGCGCGCTGCTTCGCGGACGTGTCGAACGCATGCACCGCAGCTGCCTGATTCTGACGTTCGGCGGCGGCACGAATGAGATTCAACGCGACATCATCGGAATGGTCGCCCTCGGCCTGCCCCGCGTCAATCGGTAA
- a CDS encoding ferredoxin, which yields MRVEVDRDRCEGNAVCVGIAPDLFELDDDDYAVVKADPVPADREDVAEQSINECPRAALIRRD from the coding sequence ATGCGAGTGGAAGTGGACCGCGACCGCTGTGAGGGCAACGCCGTTTGCGTCGGAATCGCCCCCGACCTGTTCGAACTCGATGACGACGATTACGCCGTCGTGAAGGCCGACCCGGTGCCGGCCGACCGGGAGGACGTGGCGGAGCAGTCGATCAACGAGTGCCCACGAGCTGCCCTGATCCGCAGAGACTAG
- a CDS encoding 3-oxoacyl-ACP reductase produces the protein MHKVTVSQDATDLSGLVAVVTGAAAGLGRAEAVGLARAGATLVVNDIPGALDKSDVIDEITAAGAKAVAVAGDISERSTADELVETADGLGGLGIVVNNAGITRDKMLFNMSDEDWDTVIAVHLRGHFLLTRNAATYWRAKAKAGAGRPATSGNSDGTVYGRIINTSSEAGLAGPVGQANYGAAKAGITALTLTAARALERYGVRANAIAPRARTAMTADVFGDSPELADGQIDPLSPEHVVNLVRFLASPASRNVNGQLFIVYGPTVSLVAAPTAEHRFSAESDAWDPADLSTTLENYFANRDFERNFSATALMSQGE, from the coding sequence ATTCATAAAGTGACTGTTTCGCAGGACGCGACCGATCTGTCCGGACTGGTCGCGGTGGTGACCGGTGCGGCCGCGGGCCTCGGCCGGGCCGAGGCCGTCGGACTTGCCCGCGCGGGCGCGACGCTCGTCGTCAACGACATCCCCGGCGCGCTCGACAAGTCCGACGTCATCGACGAGATCACGGCGGCGGGCGCCAAAGCCGTCGCCGTGGCCGGAGACATCAGCGAGCGTTCGACGGCCGACGAATTGGTCGAGACCGCCGACGGTCTCGGTGGTCTCGGCATCGTCGTCAACAACGCCGGCATCACCCGCGACAAGATGCTGTTCAACATGTCCGACGAGGACTGGGACACCGTGATCGCCGTCCACCTGCGCGGCCACTTCCTGTTGACCCGCAACGCGGCCACGTACTGGCGGGCCAAAGCCAAAGCCGGAGCCGGAAGGCCGGCGACATCAGGCAACAGCGACGGCACCGTGTACGGCCGCATCATCAACACCTCCTCGGAGGCGGGACTGGCAGGGCCGGTCGGGCAGGCCAACTACGGGGCGGCCAAGGCCGGCATCACCGCGCTGACGCTGACCGCGGCGCGCGCGCTGGAGCGTTACGGGGTGCGGGCGAACGCGATCGCGCCCCGCGCCCGCACCGCGATGACCGCTGACGTTTTCGGTGACTCACCTGAACTGGCCGACGGGCAGATCGACCCGCTGTCGCCCGAGCACGTCGTCAACCTCGTGCGCTTCCTGGCATCGCCCGCGTCAAGAAACGTCAACGGCCAGTTGTTCATCGTCTATGGTCCGACAGTGAGCCTTGTTGCGGCACCGACGGCCGAGCACCGGTTCAGTGCGGAATCCGACGCGTGGGACCCGGCGGACCTGTCGACAACACTCGAGAATTACTTTGCTAATCGCGATTTCGAGCGCAATTTCTCGGCGACGGCACTGATGTCCCAGGGAGAATGA
- a CDS encoding ABC transporter permease translates to MIEQLAAPARAVGGFVEMSLETFVKIFRRPFQFREFLEQTWMIARVSLVPTLLVAIPFTVLVAFTLNILLREIGAADLSGAGTAFGTITQLGPVVTVLVVAGAGATAICADLGARTIREEIDAMRVLGIDPIQRLVVPRVLASTFVALLLNGLVCLIGLAGGYVFSVFLQGVNPGAFINGLTVLTGLGELVLAEFKALLFGVVAGLVGCYRGLTVQGGPKGVGTAVNETVVYAFICLFVINVIMTAVGVRVLVR, encoded by the coding sequence TTGATCGAACAGCTTGCGGCACCGGCTCGGGCCGTGGGCGGGTTCGTCGAGATGTCCCTGGAGACGTTCGTCAAGATCTTCCGCAGGCCATTTCAATTTCGGGAGTTCCTCGAACAGACCTGGATGATCGCCCGCGTCTCGCTGGTCCCGACGCTGCTCGTCGCCATCCCGTTCACCGTGCTGGTCGCGTTCACCCTCAACATCCTGCTTCGCGAGATCGGCGCCGCCGACCTGTCCGGCGCGGGCACGGCGTTCGGCACCATCACCCAGCTCGGCCCGGTGGTGACGGTGCTCGTCGTGGCGGGCGCGGGCGCCACCGCCATCTGCGCGGATCTGGGTGCTCGCACCATCCGCGAGGAAATCGACGCGATGCGGGTGCTCGGCATCGATCCGATCCAGCGTCTGGTGGTGCCGCGCGTGCTGGCGTCGACGTTCGTCGCGCTTCTCCTCAACGGCCTTGTCTGCCTCATCGGGTTGGCCGGCGGCTATGTCTTCTCCGTGTTCCTGCAGGGCGTCAACCCGGGCGCGTTCATCAACGGGCTGACCGTGTTGACCGGCCTCGGTGAATTGGTGCTCGCCGAGTTCAAGGCGCTGCTGTTCGGGGTGGTCGCCGGACTGGTCGGCTGTTACCGCGGGCTGACGGTGCAGGGCGGCCCGAAGGGTGTCGGAACGGCGGTCAACGAGACCGTCGTTTACGCGTTCATCTGCCTGTTCGTCATCAATGTGATCATGACGGCGGTGGGCGTGAGGGTGCTGGTGCGATGA
- a CDS encoding ABC transporter permease → MSYDLTVRLRRAFRGVPKTVDSIGEQALFYGETIRYIPNALTRYRKETIRNIAEMTMGTGALVMIGGTVGVAAFLTLASGGVIAVQGYSSLGNIGIEALTGFLSAFLNVRIVAPVIAGIALAATIGAGTTAQLGAMRVAEEIDAVESMAVHSVSYLVSTRLMAGMIAIIPLYSLSVLAAFFAARFTTVFINNQSAGLYDHYFNTFLVPTDLLWSFLQAIVMAIAVMLVHTYYGYNASGGPVGVGIAVGQAVRTSLIVVVTITLFISLAVYGASGNFNLSG, encoded by the coding sequence ATGAGTTACGACCTGACTGTCCGCCTGCGTCGCGCGTTCCGCGGCGTGCCGAAGACCGTCGACTCGATCGGCGAGCAGGCGCTGTTCTACGGCGAGACCATTCGCTACATCCCGAACGCGCTGACCCGCTACCGCAAGGAAACGATCCGCAACATCGCCGAGATGACCATGGGCACCGGTGCGCTGGTGATGATCGGCGGCACCGTCGGTGTGGCCGCGTTCCTGACCCTGGCGTCCGGCGGCGTCATCGCGGTGCAGGGCTACTCCTCGCTCGGCAACATCGGTATCGAGGCGCTGACGGGCTTCCTGTCGGCCTTCCTGAATGTCCGCATCGTCGCGCCGGTGATCGCAGGAATCGCGTTGGCCGCCACCATCGGTGCGGGCACCACGGCGCAATTGGGCGCCATGCGGGTCGCCGAGGAGATCGATGCCGTCGAATCGATGGCTGTGCACTCGGTGTCGTACCTGGTGTCCACCAGGTTGATGGCAGGCATGATCGCGATCATTCCGCTGTACTCGCTGTCGGTGCTGGCCGCGTTCTTCGCCGCCAGATTCACGACGGTGTTCATCAACAATCAGTCGGCGGGCCTCTACGACCATTACTTCAACACCTTTCTGGTGCCCACCGACCTGTTGTGGTCGTTCCTGCAAGCGATCGTGATGGCGATCGCCGTGATGCTCGTGCACACCTACTACGGATACAACGCATCCGGCGGCCCAGTCGGTGTCGGCATCGCCGTCGGTCAGGCGGTGCGCACCTCGCTGATCGTCGTGGTCACCATCACGCTGTTCATCTCACTCGCCGTCTACGGCGCGTCCGGCAACTTCAATCTGTCCGGGTAG
- a CDS encoding MCE family protein, with the protein MPDIEAKRSHVRIAAAILAAILVAATVFTYLAYTAAFTDTETVTVTSPRAGLVMEKDAKVKYRGIQIGEVKNIEYAGNQAKLTLSIKSSEMPYVPANALVRIGGTTVFGAKSVEFLPPEQPSGQLRPGANVEAKDVQLEVNTLFQTLTDVLHKVDPINLNATLSALAEGLRGNGDNLGATLSGLNYYLQQLNPNLPTLREDIRKTGEVANIYGDAGPDLARIFDNAPTISNTIVDQQDNLNATLLAATGLANNGTATLEPAENDYIAAIQRLRAPLKVSADYSPEFGCLFQGVRKAIDTFAPIIGGIRPGLFVASNFLPGSPGYTYPESLPYVNASGGPNCRGLPNVPSKQYGGSWYHTPFLVTDNAYVPYQPNTELQFDAPSTIQFLFNGAFAERDEY; encoded by the coding sequence ATGCCAGACATTGAAGCCAAGCGCAGCCACGTCAGGATCGCGGCGGCGATTCTGGCGGCGATCCTGGTGGCCGCCACCGTGTTCACCTACCTGGCCTACACCGCCGCCTTCACCGACACCGAAACGGTGACCGTGACCTCCCCGCGGGCCGGTTTGGTGATGGAGAAGGATGCCAAGGTCAAATACCGCGGCATCCAGATCGGTGAAGTGAAAAACATCGAATACGCCGGAAATCAAGCCAAGCTGACGCTGTCGATCAAGAGCAGCGAAATGCCGTACGTGCCTGCCAACGCGCTGGTTCGGATCGGCGGCACCACGGTGTTCGGCGCCAAGTCCGTCGAGTTCCTGCCACCCGAGCAGCCCAGCGGACAACTGCGGCCTGGCGCCAACGTCGAGGCGAAAGACGTTCAGCTGGAAGTCAACACGTTGTTCCAGACGCTGACCGACGTGCTGCACAAGGTCGACCCCATCAACCTGAATGCGACGCTGTCGGCGCTCGCGGAGGGCCTGCGCGGCAACGGGGACAACCTCGGCGCCACCCTGTCAGGGCTGAATTACTATCTGCAGCAACTGAACCCGAACCTGCCGACGCTGCGTGAGGACATCCGGAAGACAGGCGAGGTCGCCAACATCTATGGCGACGCAGGCCCGGATCTGGCTCGCATCTTCGACAACGCACCCACCATCAGCAACACCATCGTCGACCAACAGGACAACCTGAACGCCACCCTGCTGGCAGCCACCGGCCTGGCCAACAACGGCACCGCGACGCTGGAGCCTGCCGAGAACGACTACATCGCCGCGATCCAGCGGTTGCGTGCCCCGCTGAAGGTGTCGGCCGACTACTCACCTGAGTTCGGCTGCCTGTTCCAGGGCGTCCGGAAAGCCATCGACACCTTCGCTCCGATCATCGGCGGCATCCGGCCTGGCCTGTTCGTCGCGTCGAACTTCCTTCCCGGCTCGCCGGGGTACACCTACCCGGAAAGCCTTCCCTACGTGAACGCATCGGGCGGGCCGAACTGCCGTGGCCTTCCGAACGTGCCCTCCAAGCAATACGGCGGCTCCTGGTACCACACCCCGTTCCTGGTGACCGACAACGCCTACGTGCCATACCAACCGAACACCGAATTGCAGTTCGACGCACCCTCCACGATCCAGTTCCTGTTCAACGGCGCCTTCGCCGAAAGGGACGAGTACTGA